A single region of the Vicia villosa cultivar HV-30 ecotype Madison, WI linkage group LG4, Vvil1.0, whole genome shotgun sequence genome encodes:
- the LOC131598917 gene encoding scopoletin 8-hydroxylase-like, with the protein MAQISNSSDSLYNFVVRDGNGIKGLVDSGLSEVPKIYIQPINNRINKLNSKPCEIQPIDLSKLNGPEHEKVVDEIVRAAETLGFFQVVNHCVPPELLESLKDSAHSFFNLPPEEKVIYRNSASNTRYKTSFVPELEKVLEWKDYINMVYSCDEDALQHWPNICKEVALEYLKLSSKIARDLLKILIDKLGVKLDESKMESLIGTKMVNMNYYPACPNPELTAGTVRHSDSGTITILLQDGIGGLHVKSEDESNDEKEVWLEIPPIQEALVINVGDALEVLSNGKYKSAEHRVLTTSTQSRVSVPMFSLPMFTERIGPFPELVKKDGFAGYRDVLWQDYMDNYFRSSHDGKKTLDFAKINST; encoded by the exons ATGGCACAAATTTCCAACTCCTCAGATTCATTGTACAACTTTGTTGTAAGAGATGGAAATGGGATCAAAGGTTTAGTTGACTCAGGTTTATCAGAGGTtccaaaaatatacatacaacccATAAACAACAGAATCAACAAACTAAACTCAAAACCATGTGAAATTCAACCTATTGATTTATCAAAACTCAATGGGCCAGAACATGAAAAAGTGGTGGATGAAATTGTTAGAGCTGCTGAGACACTTGGATTCTTTCAAGTAGTGAATCATTGTGTTCCTCCCGAGTTGTTGGAATCACTTAAAGATTCAGCACACTCTTTCTTCAACTTGCCACCAGAGGAGAAAGTTATTTACCGCAATAGTGCGAGTAATACGAGATATAAAACTAGCTTTGTACCTGAGTTAGAAAAAGTGTTGGAATGGAAAGATTATATCAATATGGTTTATAGTTGTGATGAAGATGCTCTTCAACATTGGCCTAATATATGCAA GGAAGTTGCACTTGAATATTTGAAGTTATCATCCAAGATAGCGAGAgacttattaaaaatattaattgataAACTTGGAGTGAAACTAGATGAGTCAAAAATGGAGAGTCTTATTGGTACGAAGATGGTTAACATGAACTACTATCCAGCATGTCCAAATCCAGAACTCACCGCCGGTACAGTGCGTCACTCAGACTCAGGAACTATCACAATTCTTCTTCAAGATGGAATTGGTGGATTGCATGTTAAATCGGAAGATGAGAGTAATGATGAAAAAGAAGTGTGGCTTGAAATTCCTCCAATCCAGGAAGCTTTAGTCATCAATGTTGGTGATGCTTTAGAG GTACTTAGCAATGGAAAATATAAAAGTGCTGAACATAGAGTACTGACAACTTCCACACAATCAAGAGTATCAGTTCCAATGTTCAGTCTTCCTATGTTTACTGAGAGGATTGGCCCATTTCCAGAATTGGTGAAGAAAGATGGATTTGCTGGTTATAGAGATGTCTTGTGGCAGGATTATATGGACAACTACTTTAGGAGTTCTCATGATGGAAAAAAGACTCTTGATTTTGCAAAAATCAACTCTACTTAA
- the LOC131598919 gene encoding scopoletin 8-hydroxylase-like: protein MAQISNSSDSLYNFVVRDGNGIKGLVDSGLSEVPKIYIQPINNRINKLNSKPCEIQPIDLSKLNGPEHEKVVDEIVRAAETLGFFQVVNHCVPPELLESLKDSAHSFFNLPPEEKVIYRNSASNTRYKTSFVPELEKVLEWKDYINMVYSCDEDALQHWPNICKEVALEYLKLSSKIARDLLKILIDKLGVKLDESKMESLIGTKMVNMNYYPACPNPELTAGTVRHSDSGTITILLQDGIGGLHVKSEDESNDEKEVWLEIPPIQEALVINVGDALEVLSNGKYKSAEHRVLTTSTQSRVSVPMFSLPMFTERIGPFPELVKKDGFAGYRDVLWQDYMDNYFRSSHDGKKTLDFAKINST from the exons ATGGCACAAATTTCCAACTCCTCAGATTCATTGTACAACTTTGTTGTAAGAGATGGAAATGGGATCAAAGGTTTAGTTGACTCAGGTTTATCAGAGGTtccaaaaatatacatacaacccATAAACAACAGAATCAACAAACTAAACTCAAAACCATGTGAAATTCAACCTATTGATTTATCAAAACTCAATGGGCCAGAACATGAAAAAGTGGTGGATGAAATTGTTAGAGCTGCCGAGACACTTGGATTCTTTCAAGTAGTGAATCATTGTGTTCCTCCCGAGTTGTTGGAATCACTTAAAGATTCAGCACACTCTTTCTTCAACTTGCCACCAGAGGAGAAAGTTATTTACCGCAATAGTGCGAGTAATACGAGATATAAAACTAGCTTTGTACCTGAGTTAGAAAAAGTGTTGGAATGGAAAGATTATATCAATATGGTTTATAGTTGTGATGAAGATGCTCTTCAACATTGGCCTAATATATGCAA GGAAGTTGCACTTGAATATTTGAAGTTATCATCCAAGATAGCGAGAgacttattaaaaatattaattgataAACTTGGAGTGAAACTAGATGAGTCAAAAATGGAGAGTCTTATTGGTACGAAGATGGTTAACATGAACTACTATCCAGCATGTCCAAATCCAGAACTCACCGCCGGTACAGTGCGTCACTCAGACTCAGGAACTATCACAATTCTTCTTCAAGATGGAATTGGTGGATTGCATGTTAAATCGGAAGATGAGAGTAATGATGAAAAAGAAGTGTGGCTTGAAATTCCTCCAATCCAGGAAGCTTTAGTCATCAATGTTGGTGATGCTTTAGAG GTACTTAGCAATGGAAAATATAAAAGTGCTGAACATAGAGTACTGACAACTTCCACACAATCAAGAGTATCAGTTCCAATGTTCAGTCTTCCTATGTTTACTGAGAGGATTGGCCCATTTCCAGAATTGGTGAAGAAAGATGGATTTGCTGGTTATAGAGATGTCTTGTGGCAGGATTATATGGACAACTACTTTAGGAGTTCTCATGATGGAAAAAAGACTCTTGATTTTGCAAAAATCAACTCTACTTAA